In Polaribacter sp. Hel_I_88, the following proteins share a genomic window:
- the nhaD gene encoding sodium:proton antiporter NhaD, whose product MESIIIIVFVLGYLAITLEHNLKLDKLIPALIMMAVCWAIVALGVDSFTNWFDSANHGLVDGFASMAHDDKMHLVEETLLHHLGKTAEILVFLLGAMTIVEIIDYFDGFSTIKNYVNFKGKKKLLWMFAVLAFILSAIIDNLTATIVLISILQKIVKTREDRIWFAGLIIIAANAGGAFSPIGDVTTTMLWIGDKVSTGMLFTYLFIPSLLCMVVPTFIATFLPAFKGEIDFDENEVEKPKSPHSAKMLYLGLGAILFVPVFKTVTHLPPYVGMMLSLGIVATFAEIYSNSKFSISTVEGEQADEHESGAHHSPVHSSLSKIEMPSILFFLGILMAVAALESLGILFNFADSLKQGIPLIGSELAGTGVSDLVVILLGIGSAVIDNVPLVAASLGMFSEPMDNPLWHFIAFSAGTGGSMLIIGSAAGVVAMGMEKIDFFWYIKKISWLALIGFLVGSIAFIVIRSFI is encoded by the coding sequence ATGGAATCAATTATTATTATCGTATTTGTACTAGGGTATTTAGCCATTACTTTAGAGCATAATTTAAAATTAGACAAATTAATACCTGCCCTTATTATGATGGCAGTTTGTTGGGCTATTGTAGCGCTTGGTGTTGATAGTTTTACGAATTGGTTCGATTCTGCCAATCATGGACTGGTAGATGGTTTTGCATCTATGGCACATGATGATAAAATGCATTTGGTAGAAGAAACTTTATTGCATCATTTAGGGAAAACAGCGGAAATTTTAGTGTTCCTTTTAGGAGCGATGACCATCGTAGAAATTATCGATTATTTTGATGGATTCTCTACGATTAAAAATTACGTGAACTTTAAAGGAAAGAAAAAATTACTTTGGATGTTTGCAGTGTTAGCTTTTATTTTATCAGCAATTATTGATAATTTAACAGCAACTATCGTATTGATTTCTATTTTACAGAAAATTGTAAAAACAAGAGAGGATAGAATTTGGTTTGCAGGTTTAATTATTATTGCAGCCAATGCAGGTGGAGCTTTTTCTCCTATTGGAGACGTTACCACAACCATGCTTTGGATTGGAGATAAAGTAAGTACAGGCATGTTATTTACGTATTTATTTATTCCGTCATTATTATGTATGGTCGTGCCAACTTTTATCGCAACATTTTTACCAGCCTTTAAAGGAGAAATAGATTTTGACGAAAATGAAGTTGAAAAGCCAAAAAGTCCTCATAGTGCAAAAATGTTATATTTAGGTTTGGGTGCTATTTTATTTGTACCTGTGTTTAAAACAGTAACACATTTACCACCTTATGTAGGGATGATGTTGTCTTTAGGAATTGTAGCAACCTTTGCAGAAATCTATAGTAATTCTAAATTCTCTATTTCTACAGTAGAAGGAGAGCAAGCAGATGAGCACGAATCTGGAGCACACCACAGTCCAGTACATTCATCATTATCAAAAATTGAAATGCCAAGTATTTTATTTTTCTTAGGAATTTTAATGGCTGTTGCAGCCTTAGAATCGTTGGGAATTTTATTCAACTTTGCAGATAGTTTAAAACAAGGAATTCCTTTAATAGGATCTGAATTAGCAGGAACAGGAGTTTCTGATTTAGTGGTAATTTTATTAGGAATTGGTTCTGCAGTCATTGACAACGTACCTTTAGTAGCTGCGAGTTTAGGAATGTTTTCTGAACCTATGGACAATCCTTTATGGCACTTTATAGCATTTTCTGCAGGTACAGGAGGTTCTATGTTAATTATTGGTTCTGCTGCTGGAGTGGTAGCCATGGGTATGGAAAAAATAGATTTTTTCTGGTATATTAAAAAAATATCTTGGTTGGCATTAATTGGTTTTTTGGTAGGTTCTATAGCCTTTATAGTGATAAGATCATTTATATAA